A section of the Styela clava chromosome 9, kaStyClav1.hap1.2, whole genome shotgun sequence genome encodes:
- the LOC144427160 gene encoding retinol dehydrogenase 13-like, giving the protein MASTKSAKNGRVTKDLEIAGKTVLITGANTGIGLETAIDLAQRNAKVIIACRNLQKAESAKQKIIESSGSNNVVVKHLDLASFESIRKLAADINATEERLDVLINNPGLVLSTYEETADGFEMQFGVNHLGHFLLTNLLLDLLKRSAPSRIVNVASAGHQATTINWNDPNRKNNFNGMEAYCQSKLMNVLFSRELSKKLDGSGVTSNSLHPGAVETEIGRDLGCCKMSGFLACMTICFFTFCPCVVVDAEQGAQTSVYCAIAPELENVTGKYFSGCKVVRESSHARNDESASKLWEMSEELTGL; this is encoded by the exons ATGGCGTCAACCAAAAGTGCAAAAAACGGTAGAGTTACCAAAGACTTGGAAATAGCTGGGAAGACTGTTTTAATCACCGGCGCAAACACCGGAATAGGTTTAGAGACTGCAATTGATCTTGCGCAACGAAACGCTAAAGTCATAATAGCCTGCAGAAATTTACAAAAAGCAGAATCGGCGAAACAAAAA attatAGAATCATCGGGCTCAAACAATGTTGTTGTGAAACATCTGGATCTGGCATCATTCGAGTCAATCCGAAAATTAGCGGCCGATATAAATGCGACTGAAGAACGACTTGATGTATTAATAAACAATCCAG gtCTTGTTTTATCAACATACGAAGAAACTGCAGACGGATTTGAAATGCAATTTGGAGTCAATCATCTGGGGCATTTTCTCCTCACGAATTTGCTACTGGATTTGTTAAAA cgAAGTGCTCCAAGTAGAATTGTCAACGTTGCTTCCGCTGGCCATCAGGCTACTACTATCAATTGGAATGATCCaaacagaaaaaataatttcaatggAATGGAAGCATATTGTCAAAGCAAATTAATGAATGTTTTATTCTCCAGGGAACTCAGCAAAAAACTTGATG GTAGTGGAGTGACATCTAATAGTTTACATCCGGGTGCCGTGGAAACTGAAATCGGTCGGGATTTGGGATGTTGCAAAATGTCAGGATTCCTGGCATGCATGacaatatgtttttttactttctgTCCCTGCGTAGTAGTTGATGCAGAGCAGGGAGCACAAACATCTGTTTACTGTGCAATCGCTCCGGAACTGGAAAATGTAACTGGAAAATATTTCAG TGGCTGTAAAGTTGTCAGAGAATCAAGTCATGCTAGAAATGATGAAAGTGCAAGTAAGTTATGGGAGATGAGTGAAGAACTAACTGGACTATGA